A genomic window from Natrinema sp. HArc-T2 includes:
- a CDS encoding pyridoxal phosphate-dependent aminotransferase yields MTMEFTDRVTRVEPSATLAISALATELEAEGADVVDLSVGEPDFPTPENIVEAGKDAMDAGHTGYTTSAGILELREAIADKLADDGLEHTADEIIVTPGAKQALYEIVQALIEDGDEVVLLDPAWVSYEAMVKMAGGDLTRVDLSETDFQLEPALDDLEAAVSDNTELLVVNSPSNPTGAVYSDAALEGVRDLAVEHDITVISDEIYKEITYGVEPTSLGTLEGMADRTVTVNGFSKAYSMTGWRLGYFAGPEDLIDQAGKLHSHSVSSAVNFVQHAGIEALENTDEAVAEMTEAFEQRRDLVVDLLDEHGVDVAVPEGAFYMMLPVGDDDQAWCEGAIEDAHVATVPGSAFGTPGYARISYAASEERLEEGIERLAEEGYL; encoded by the coding sequence ATGACGATGGAATTCACCGACCGTGTAACCCGAGTCGAACCGTCCGCAACGCTTGCTATCTCCGCGCTCGCAACCGAACTCGAGGCCGAGGGCGCAGACGTCGTCGACCTCTCCGTCGGCGAGCCCGACTTCCCCACGCCCGAGAACATCGTCGAGGCCGGCAAGGACGCGATGGACGCCGGCCACACCGGCTACACGACCTCCGCCGGCATTCTCGAACTGCGTGAGGCGATCGCCGACAAACTCGCCGACGACGGCTTAGAGCACACAGCCGACGAGATCATCGTCACGCCCGGCGCGAAGCAGGCCCTCTACGAGATCGTCCAGGCACTCATCGAAGACGGCGACGAAGTCGTCCTGCTCGACCCCGCGTGGGTCTCCTACGAGGCGATGGTCAAGATGGCCGGCGGCGACCTGACCCGCGTCGACCTCTCCGAGACCGACTTCCAGCTTGAGCCTGCCCTCGACGACCTCGAGGCCGCGGTCTCGGACAACACCGAACTACTCGTCGTCAACTCCCCGTCGAACCCCACCGGCGCGGTCTACTCCGACGCCGCGCTCGAAGGCGTCCGCGATCTGGCGGTCGAACACGACATCACCGTCATCTCCGACGAGATCTACAAGGAGATCACCTACGGCGTCGAACCGACCAGTCTCGGCACGCTCGAGGGCATGGCCGACCGCACCGTCACGGTCAACGGCTTCTCGAAGGCCTACTCGATGACCGGCTGGCGACTTGGCTACTTCGCCGGTCCCGAGGATCTGATCGACCAGGCTGGCAAGCTCCACAGCCACTCCGTCTCCTCCGCCGTGAACTTCGTCCAGCATGCCGGGATCGAAGCGCTCGAGAACACCGACGAGGCCGTCGCCGAGATGACCGAAGCGTTCGAGCAGCGCCGTGACCTCGTCGTCGACCTCCTCGACGAACACGGCGTCGACGTCGCCGTCCCCGAGGGTGCGTTCTACATGATGCTGCCCGTCGGTGACGACGATCAGGCCTGGTGTGAGGGCGCGATCGAAGACGCTCACGTCGCAACCGTACCCGGCAGCGCCTTCGGCACCCCCGGCTACGCGCGGATCTCGTATGCGGCGAGCGAAGAGCGACTCGAGGAAGGCATCGAGCGACTGGCCGAGGAAGGCTACCTGTAA
- the ribH gene encoding 6,7-dimethyl-8-ribityllumazine synthase: MTTLGLVVAEFNRPITEQMEQDALEAATAAGADVYETVHVPGVYDAPLAADRLARRDEVDAVAVIGTVITGDTDHDQVITDATAQRLSDVSLERDTPVTLGVTGPGMSAAEARERVENAAKAVDGALDLVDELPAPSPAADSQQ, from the coding sequence ATGACCACGCTCGGACTGGTGGTCGCGGAGTTCAACCGGCCGATCACCGAGCAGATGGAGCAGGACGCACTCGAGGCCGCAACGGCCGCGGGTGCCGACGTGTACGAGACGGTCCACGTGCCGGGCGTCTACGACGCGCCGCTGGCCGCCGATCGCCTCGCACGTCGTGACGAGGTTGACGCCGTCGCCGTGATCGGCACCGTCATCACCGGCGATACCGATCACGATCAGGTGATCACCGACGCCACCGCACAACGACTCTCCGACGTGAGTCTCGAGCGCGATACGCCGGTGACCCTCGGCGTGACCGGCCCCGGCATGTCCGCCGCCGAAGCGCGCGAACGCGTCGAAAACGCGGCGAAAGCCGTCGACGGCGCGCTCGACCTCGTCGACGAACTCCCAGCCCCCAGTCCCGCAGCCGATTCCCAACAATGA
- a CDS encoding DUF4097 domain-containing protein has protein sequence MTSNISRRQLLGGGSLGALGALAGCLATGRGATETVTETYQTADLSSLSLETVNGSITVDGNEDDTIAVTADKAAPTEDILESVTLASSRNGGHLALETDYDTTPFLFGPDPKVDLEVTVPTGIRLARAETTNGDIETQNVTDDLVAGTTNGRVDIEGVDGGLSAETTNGEIHAAGVSGDVDANTTNGDIDISLADGGGDLTAESTNGEITVRTPVSLDATVSVSTTNGDISFEGFDTSSTSGDGSLEVTLGDGSRRIRLETINSDVTLRGTNTS, from the coding sequence ATGACGAGTAACATTTCACGGCGCCAGTTGCTCGGTGGGGGAAGTCTCGGTGCGCTCGGCGCGCTCGCTGGCTGTCTCGCGACTGGCAGGGGCGCAACGGAAACCGTGACGGAAACATACCAGACCGCGGACCTCAGTTCACTCTCACTCGAGACTGTCAACGGCTCGATCACCGTCGACGGAAACGAAGACGACACGATCGCGGTCACAGCCGACAAAGCGGCACCGACCGAAGACATCCTCGAGTCGGTGACTCTCGCGTCCAGTCGGAACGGCGGCCACCTGGCGCTCGAGACCGACTACGACACGACGCCGTTTCTGTTCGGCCCCGATCCCAAAGTCGATCTCGAGGTGACAGTCCCGACAGGGATCCGACTCGCGCGAGCGGAGACGACCAACGGCGACATCGAGACTCAGAACGTGACCGACGACCTCGTCGCCGGGACGACGAACGGTCGGGTCGACATCGAAGGTGTCGACGGCGGGCTAAGCGCCGAGACGACCAATGGCGAGATCCACGCCGCTGGCGTCAGCGGCGACGTGGACGCGAACACGACCAACGGAGATATCGATATCTCGCTTGCAGACGGCGGTGGCGACCTGACAGCGGAGAGTACCAACGGCGAAATCACGGTCCGGACACCTGTCTCGCTCGATGCGACCGTCAGCGTCTCGACGACTAACGGCGACATCTCGTTTGAGGGCTTCGACACCTCGAGCACGTCGGGCGACGGCTCACTCGAGGTGACGCTGGGCGATGGCTCCCGTCGGATCCGCCTCGAGACGATCAACAGCGATGTGACGCTTCGAGGGACCAACACGTCGTAA
- a CDS encoding 5-(carboxyamino)imidazole ribonucleotide synthase, translating into MTTLRTPGPTIGVVGGGQLGRMLAEAAAPLGVEVIVLDPTPDCPAALVASDQIVAAFDDEAGIRELAERADILTFEIELADQNVMDRISEETGTPVHPKPSTLETIHDKLVQKRELEDAGVPVPPFREVDDADDIREAIDDYGAPVMLKARTGGYDGRGNVPVESKADAADALESVAGPAMVESFVDFEREVSVIAVKGDDEVTTFPLGENVHEDEILRETIVPARSSEAVTERAYDVARDVLEVMDGRGVYGTELFETSEGEILLNEIAPRPHNSGHWTIEGTQTSQFEQHVRAVLGWPLGSTALRSPTVMTNLLADVEQEGPAQVGDINEVLETPGAALHWYGKHQARPLRKMGHVTVTADGDDDSVDDLLETARDLEAAMTFQS; encoded by the coding sequence ATGACAACGCTACGGACGCCGGGACCGACGATCGGCGTCGTCGGAGGAGGACAGCTCGGGCGGATGCTCGCCGAAGCGGCCGCGCCGCTGGGTGTCGAGGTAATCGTGCTCGATCCGACGCCGGACTGTCCGGCAGCGCTCGTGGCCAGCGACCAGATCGTTGCCGCGTTCGACGACGAAGCGGGGATCCGTGAGCTCGCCGAGCGCGCCGATATCCTCACGTTCGAGATCGAACTCGCCGACCAGAACGTCATGGACCGTATCAGCGAGGAGACGGGGACGCCGGTCCACCCGAAGCCGTCGACGCTCGAGACGATCCACGACAAACTCGTCCAGAAACGCGAACTCGAGGACGCGGGCGTTCCGGTGCCGCCGTTCCGCGAGGTCGACGATGCCGACGACATCCGCGAGGCGATCGACGACTACGGCGCACCGGTGATGCTCAAAGCCCGCACCGGCGGCTACGACGGGCGCGGCAACGTCCCCGTCGAGTCGAAAGCCGACGCCGCGGACGCCCTCGAGTCGGTCGCCGGCCCCGCGATGGTCGAGTCGTTCGTCGACTTCGAGCGCGAGGTGTCGGTCATCGCCGTCAAAGGGGACGACGAGGTCACCACCTTCCCGCTGGGCGAGAACGTCCACGAAGACGAGATCCTCCGGGAGACGATCGTCCCCGCGCGTTCGAGCGAGGCCGTCACCGAGCGCGCGTACGACGTCGCCCGCGACGTCCTCGAGGTGATGGACGGTCGTGGCGTCTACGGGACCGAACTGTTCGAGACGAGCGAGGGCGAGATTCTGCTCAACGAGATCGCGCCGCGCCCGCACAACTCGGGCCACTGGACGATCGAGGGGACACAGACTTCGCAGTTCGAACAGCACGTCCGGGCCGTGCTGGGCTGGCCGCTCGGTTCGACGGCCCTGCGTTCGCCGACCGTGATGACGAATCTACTCGCCGATGTCGAACAAGAGGGGCCGGCACAGGTGGGAGATATCAATGAGGTCTTAGAGACCCCTGGCGCGGCCCTTCACTGGTACGGCAAGCACCAGGCGCGACCCCTTCGGAAAATGGGCCACGTCACTGTGACTGCCGACGGAGACGACGATTCGGTCGATGACCTCCTCGAGACGGCACGCGACCTCGAGGCCGCCATGACGTTCCAGTCGTAG